The following coding sequences are from one Hydra vulgaris chromosome 04, alternate assembly HydraT2T_AEP window:
- the LOC136079295 gene encoding uncharacterized protein LOC136079295 — protein sequence MQKKGPKPKISALDQFFMVLVYFKNGFAFSHIGWLFKLPKTTISRQIISWINYLYFTLGGISIWPSREQIDLTMPECFKRSYPKTRCIIDCTELFCQIPSSLNIQSSMYSSYKSHVTYKGLLGISPSGAIIFVSQLYPGSVSDKEIVRRSGFLNKNLWDRDDSVIADRGFTIEEELANINVSLNIPSFLEGRNQFTLAEVKESQTIASV from the coding sequence atgcaaaaaaaagGTCCGAAACCAAAAATAAGTGCACTTGATCAGTTTTTTATGgttcttgtttattttaaaaatggatttgCATTTTCTCATATTGGATGGTTGTTTAAGTtaccaaaaacaacaatatcaaGACAGATAATATCCTGGATTAATTATTTGTACTTTACACTTGGTGGAATATCTATTTGGCCTTCTAGAGAACAAATTGATTTGACAATGCctgaatgttttaaaagatcttACCCAAAAACAAGATGCATTATTGATTGCACTGAGTTGTTTTGTCAAATACCATCATCTTTAAATATTCAGAGTTCTATGTATTCAAGTTACAAAAGTCATGTTACTTACAAGGGATTATTAGGAATATCTCCTTCTGGTGCTATAATATTTGTAAGTCAGTTGTATCCAGGATCAGTATCAGATAAGGAAATAGTAAGAAGAAGcggatttttaaataaaaatttatgggATAGAGATGATTCTGTAATTGCAGATAGAGGGTTTACAATTGAAGAGGAATTAGCAAATATAAATGTAAGTCTAAACATCCCTTCATTTTTAGAAGGTCGAAACCAATTTACATTAGCTGAGGTTAAAGAAAGCCAAACTATTGCATCTGTATGA
- the LOC136079294 gene encoding E3 ubiquitin-protein ligase BRE1A-like: protein MPLTHAERQKKYRERQSEKFGEKVVKEKESKKRKERRLANLEAEPEKERQRKRKSRQKRTESKSVAVTSPPYKSVSTLGKAVKRAESALPKSPRKRAKVVQKLLTKMNEIPSPEKKHSKNALDALTTKLVLDFYQSDDISRQAPGKRDTIVVRLKNKKETVQKRHLYMNVSEAYAVFKSDYPEESVGKSKFASLHFL, encoded by the coding sequence ATGCCTCTTACTCATGCTGAGCGTCAAAAGAAATATCGTGAAAGGCAGTCAGAAAAGTTTGGCGAAAAAgtagttaaagaaaaagaatcaaaaaaaagaaaagaaagaagacTCGCTAATTTGGAGGCTGAACCAGAAAAAGAAAGGCAGCGAAAGAGAAAGAGCAGACAAAAAAGAACAGAATCAAAATCTGTAGCTGTTACATCACCCCCTTACAAATCTGTAAGCACTCTTGGAAAAGCTGTTAAGAGAGCCGAGTCAGCACTACCAAAATCACCCAGAAAGAGGGCTAAAGTTgtacaaaaacttttaacaaaaatgaatgaaatcCCAAGCCcagaaaaaaaacatagtaaaaatgCATTAGATGCTTTAACTACAAAATTGGTTCTTGATTTTTATCAGAGTGATGATATATCCCGTCAAGCACCCGGTAAAAGAGACACCATTGTGGTGAGATTAAAGAACAAGAAAGAAACTGTGCAAAAACGTCATTTGTATATGAATGTTAGTGAAGCTTATGCTGTTTTTAAAAGTGATTATCCTGAAGAATCAGTCGGAAAATCAAAGTTTGctagtttacattttttataa